From the genome of Enoplosus armatus isolate fEnoArm2 chromosome 21, fEnoArm2.hap1, whole genome shotgun sequence, one region includes:
- the spice1 gene encoding spindle and centriole-associated protein 1 has product MSFVRVGRPQLHTKGKRPVKGSKKAAAPKREWVSTVNDLSVHKLTHAELSHRHEIHKSHNKAAARWELKEKALTRRFRHPGSPAPLDHASLSIIREVFSDQLLLQDVLARSDRAMAVVKDLFGDAPRRQTGHPTVTMAPNCDSDSELPVLQKPDPPTQLSLLSQSMMDQQALNEVEASEEEYSDEDTCPSGSSDYHVIKRANVRKMKAQFQGRSIQQQKVHRRKSYQPDRDNVPVTPCTSGRAPVQTALNATVAVQRVRSRQSQSEEGKEEPSVLVSQVLNPELPLNQSGRISSCTSRTRRCVSHSSELNGSSVASLSGDQSSLGLLQAMLGQVEADLDTLSPDNVPASTQSQKQHRTQGLTGFSVALVSTLGRVVHLLKQREEEAQKEARERRRLEEEVREQRGLIDALTAETMTLREEAAALQVGLQQQTAELEQKLDTVVLVMGGLGLLEAHMDPHSDSDVKAAVCQSAVAERDPEGLQASVSPAVLLSPPRQRDNWQQIPVPHPVRQRQELPPVDILRSREDVQAHSSASSLTSLPLTSLPSTSSLSLTSDILSSQLSPEAMLAEIAQLSRQNELIKAQLDQAKGLGSGAGGSPNSGNGQRRLSSSSTGRVTPQSVGERRASVSSSSGRRSRQVQAAEGEQLTNQASSPNTLCVSSVEQRLLELNRQSAAARGRLLELIEQQKQNVSAKRSPSVSPIPPSAFSPHSAVGGGSPEQLPAQELLSQTDGGERRYAGSELSSHSLGGETRDGKTQMEKHREREGWFALSAHVR; this is encoded by the exons ATGTCGTTTGTGAGAGTGGGGCGTCCACAACTACACACCAAAGGAAAACGGCCTGTTAAAGGCTCCAAGAAGGCAGCAGCTCCCAAAAGAGAGTGGGTG AGCACTGTCAATGACCTGTCTGTGCACAAGCTGACACACGCCGAGCTG AGCCATCGGCATGAGATTCACAAGTCCCACAACAAGGCTGCGGCTCGGTGGGAGCTGAAAGAGAAAGCCCTAACGCGCCGTTTCAGACACCCTGGGAGCCCTGCACCTCTAGACCACGCCAGCCTCAGCATCATTAGGGAG GTGTTCTctgaccagctgctgctgcaggatgtgCTGGCTCGCTCTGACAGAGCCATGGCTGTGGTCAAAGACTTGTTTGGAGATGCTCCACGCAGGCAGACTG GGCATCCCACTGTGACGATGGCTCCAAACTGTGACTCTGACTCAGAGCTGCCTGTGCTCCAGAAACCAGATCCCCCAACTCAGCTGTCACTGCTCAGCCAGTCTATGATGGaccaacag GCTCTTAATGAAGTAGAAGCTTCAGAAGAAGAATACAGTGATGAAGATACCTGTCCTTCTGGCAGTTCAGACTATCATGTAATCAAAAG GGCCAATGTGCGAAAAATGAAGGCACAGTTTCAGGGTAGATCGATACAGCAACAGAAAGTCCATCGTCGCAAGTCTTACCAGCCAGACAGAGATAATGTTCCTGTAACCCCCTGCACATCAGGCAGAGCACCAGTCCAAACAG CTCTCAATGCCACAGTGGCTGTTCAGCGTGTTCGATCCAGACAAAGCCAGTCAGAGGAAGGCAAGGAGGAACCGTCAGTCTTGGTTTCTCAGGTTCTGAACCCTGAGCTGCCTCTCAACCAGTCAG gCAGGATCAGCAGTTGCACCAGCAGGACCAGGAGGTGTGTTTCTCACAGTTCGGAACTGAATGGCTCCTCTGTTGCCTCTCTCAGTGGGGACCAGTCCAGTCTGGGCCTGCTGCAGGCCATGTTGGGTCAGGTGGAGGCAGACTTGGATACTCTGAGTCCTGACAATGTACCTGCTTCAACACAGAgtcaaaaacagcacagaacacAAGGCCTCACTGGATTCTCTGTCGCCTTGGTCTCCACTCTGGGACGTGTAGTGCACCTCCTCAAACAG AGGGAGGAGGAAGCACAGAAAGAGGCTCGGGAGAGGagaagactggaggaggaggtgagagagcaGCGTGGGCTGATTGACGCTCTCACTGCTGAGACGATGACTCTGAGAGAAGAGGCCGCCGCCCTGCAG GTCGggttgcagcagcagacagcagagctgGAGCAGAAGTTGGACACAGTGGTGTTGGTGATGGGGGGACTTGGACTCCTGGAGGCACACATGGAcccacactctgactctgatgTCAAAGCTGCAG TTTGTCAGTCTGCAGTAGCTGAGCGAGATCCTGAAGGACTACAAGCCTCTGTTTCTCCTGCTGTCCTGCTCTCCCCTCCTCGTCAGAGAGACAACTGGCAACAAATTCCTG tgCCTCATCCCGTACGGCAGCGCCAGGAGCTTCCTCCTGTAGATATCCTGCGTTCCCGTGAGGACGTCCAAGCCCACAGCTCAGCCTCCAGCCTCACCAGCCTTCCTCTCACCAGCCTGCCCTCCACTTCCTCATTATCACTTACCTCTGACATCCTCAGCTCACAGCTCTCTCCGGAAGCCATGCTGGCTGAGATCGCTCAGCTGAGCAGACAGAACGAGCTGATCAAGGCCCAGCTTGACCAGGCTAAGGGCCTCGGGTCAGGGGCCGGAGGATCGCCTAACAGTGGCAACGGGCAGAGAAGGTTGAGCTCCAGCAGCACAGGAAGAGTCACACCCCAAAGTGTTGGAGAGAGGAGGGCGTCAGTCTCCAGCAGCTCAGGGAGAAGGAGTCGGCAGGTCCAGGCTGCTGAAGGAGAGCAACTGACCAATCAG GCATCATCACCTAACACCCTCTGTGTGAGCAGTGTGGAACAGCGCCTCCTGGAGCTGAACAGACAAAGTGCAGCAGCTAGGGGTCGTCTGCTGGAGCTCATTGAGCAACAGAAGCAAAATGTTTCAGCCAAAcgttctccctctgtttcccccATCCCTCCTTCTGCCTTCAGTCCACATTCAGCAG TCGGAGGAGGAAGTCCAGAACAACTGCCTGCACAGGAGCTCCTGTCACAGACTGACGGTGGTGAGAGACG ATATGCTGGCTCAGAATTGTCTTCTCACAGTCTTGGAGGGGAAACAAGGGATGGCAaaacacag atggagaaacacagagagcgagaggggtGGTTTGCCTTGTCCGCTCATGTGAGATGA